DNA from Daucus carota subsp. sativus chromosome 1, DH1 v3.0, whole genome shotgun sequence:
atctctgattctggtctactctgtttagacttagaggattcagcaacaaatttaacaggtttaaccttaggttttacagttttaacaaactctgtttttgatgactcagcttctgagttatcagtgtaacctagtcccttcttccagtttccactacctaagatatcctgagtagttttgcctgatttagtccatgtcttaataatatccttttccttagcaagttctgattgaagagatgcatacctctttaatagttcatctttgacaatgacagcatcatctctctctttctgaacttctaacatctgaactaattctttttctagataatcattccttttctttacacttagagtttcagattttaatctttcattctctaaagtctgatctctaaagctgatatgcaaagttttaaggaacaatctcaactcagttatatcttgagtatcaaaggcaagagtagaatgaggtaccttagcagtagattcagagttgttgtcagtgtttgccatcaaagcataattgacttcttcctctgaatcagatgtatctgtccagtttcctttcttggtgataaaggctttttccttttctttcttggctttcttgcattcagatgcaaagtgacccttttcaccacagttgaaacaggtatacttgtcagcttttccagcttttccttccttgccctcattcttcctgaagttcttcttatcataaactctgtcagagtttctgtctttccttgagaaacttttgcctttgttgaactttttgtaagccaacttcttgaagcttttcaccatcaatgctgctaactgcatcatctcatcatcactttcttcagagtctgagggaacatcagagtttgagtcatcagagtttgatgactcattgtcagactttgtgacatgagcttttcctttgctcttagcagcttcctcttgaacttttagagcaacagactttgatttgcctccatgacgtttgctcctctgctccatctcaagttcatgagtcttcagtcttccaaaaacatcatcaagagacatttctccaagatcaagattgtctcttattgtagtgactttcaaatcccatttttcaggaagagccagaaggaatttgaggtttgagtcttcaagatcatattccttgttcaccagagataagtcattcaacagtttgacaaatctgtcatacagatctgtcaaggacttaccagattttgagtcaaagtgctcatactcctgtgtaaggatggtttttctgtttttcttgatggcttgagttccctgacatctggtttccagagcatcccagatttgtttagcagttttgcacccaatcaccctattagacattgcattatcaagggcactgtgcagaaggtgtttcacctttgagtctttaccaattgacaagatgtcctcaggggtataatctttcttgtcttttgggaccatcttttgaggttcatcttcaatcccaacagagagcttggttggcatatgtggtccatcatagatcctgtcaaggtattctggatcgacagagtctagaaatataatcattctctctttccagactggatattcagatgccttaaggattggaactctaaaagacgaagcttgtgatttttcagacatgattgtgattaagatctcactgtagttatcttaacagagctggctctgataccacttgttaggtcctataaactcactatataagttaatatattgaacacaatcaataacacagtatgacaatataagagattgaaagcagtaaactgttattcacaaagcttaatcggttacaaaaactctctcagtgatttatatattatcactaagagctgctagggttctatataaatatactcgataactcaactcctatagagtaaccctaatctgtgtttatatagacacagttacaaaatcaatctctgatttgatatcctataaatcagctatgtattctatcaatcaaagattgctactgtattctgtttagtttccatagtcatcaaatcactcctctgcttctatccttcctttgagtatatccgcttctgagctctttccacgtgtaaactctgacgagtcttgactatgtaaactctgatcagactttatcaaactctggtcagactttattaaactctgatcagcttccatcttaaactctgatcactcctgttctaaaacaaactttaagaacattagtaatcatcaattatatctaacatctTTCTTTGTACATGAAATCTGATTCCACTTGAATACAATTCTgtcattcaaaaaaaatagcAGTAATCTCATTTATCGTCCTAAAAGCATATGCACATTTTTGAGTTGAGATCGGTACTTACGCATCGTCAGCCTCATTTGAGTTCAGCCATTCCCACAAGTATTCCTTGTTCCAATTTGTTATGTTGTGTTCAGTAGCTACGTCCTTCTTAAAATTACTTATTTCAGTTGACTTCCTTCCTGAATGCTCAGATGAACTAAGTACGCCAAGGACAAAATCTATAGCCTCCTCATTTAGATTAATGAATCTATTCTTCAAGACATCGATTATGTTATCAGAATGGTATCTTAGATTAGCAGCtgtaaacaacttaaaatgttGCAACTGTAGGTTTTTTAGTTTATCAACTGCTTCCCTCAAGTACTGGAATATGACCTGTTAAAAAGGAACCGAGGTTATTTAGATATATTATGAAAAGGAAGAAGTTCACTTTACTGAACAATCACTACCTCATTCTCCACATCTACACCGCATCCATAATCATGATCGATGTCAGCACACACTTTTTTAATTACTTCCATTGCTATTTGTTGTCTTTGCATCATACCAGTTTCACtctattcaaaattaaaaaaatatgtatagttTCACATTCATTCGTTTGAGATAAATACAAGAGTAATAGTAATACAGTACATACCTTTGTAGTGTGAGGATCTACAGATATTATTACCTCTCCCATCTTTGTAATCTTCCCTGAGTAGAAATGTGCTATGTCAATCTTCTGCAATCTCTCTGTTGTCCAGTATGTCAGCGCATGAGTGCTATCCATTACATTCTTCTCCCTCTCCATGATCCGATCAAGAAAACACACcttgtaaaatttaaacatttttattaaaaaccaAATATCTAAAGTAGTTTAACGAAAAAAGTTATATTAGATTATACCACAAGGAAAGGAACAGATCCAATAAAGCATTGTTTTGACGGATTTATAATCCACTGTTCAAAATTCTCAGCAAGACATTGTAATAGATACCCACACCAGTTATATTTGAAGCACTGATCCAAATCACCAAAATACGATAGAATCTTTAAAGACACATAAGGTGTTCTGGAACCCTGTATTAGAACATTGGTGAGGATAATGAGAAAGTTCAATTTAAATTCCAAGTTAACCAATTCTGATGATTTGAGAGCATCACATATCACTTCTGCAGAAATCTTATGAGGATACATATAATCTTTGAACTGTGATCTCCAAACATCTCTATACTCTGTATTATAAGAATTCTCAAACATTAACTCCCCCTTCGGCAAGCCAAGTATATTCTGGACATCTTCTTCTGAAAAGTTTACAATATTCTCACCAATTGAAATGCTTGAATCGATTGGATTGTAAGACTTTGATATCATAAAACTCAATGGTTGAGGGTACTTCTTGATGTTGAAAAGTAGAACCTTTTCAAATCCAGTCTCCACAACCCATTGCCTTTGTACATCTGAAAGATTGTCCACGACTCTCTTTAAGCAATCAGGCTTGGCTCGAACCAACAAACGGTTGGTGTTCCCATGGAGATTCTTGTCCGCCATTATatatctgaagaagaagaaaggttaTTTTGTGATAGTTCGAAAATGAGTACAAGAGTCACAACAATTAAATTGCATGAAGAAGACTTAAGATCGATCAGGATGCTAACAAACCTTCGATTGATGAATAACAGTGTTTTACACGACCTTGTAGCTTTCGCCTTCTTACGATTCTTATACTGGGTCTTTCATCAcaatgtatatatgtaatgaaCTGATACTGATATGGAATGATTTGCGGGCAAAATTTGTCAGCTTTGATTTGATTCTAGCAGATGCCAAAATTATAAGATTcgtaattaatcaaaaatagaTTCTTTACGATTTTGCCCCTATGTGTGTTAGATTTTGATTGAATTTATTTTGGGAAATGATATAtatgacaaaaataatcaaCGGTATCTAAGAGGGttcctcggttttcttgataacttggttttctctggaacctcactcatatatatatatatatatatatatatatatatatatatatatatatatatatatatatatatatatatatatatatatatttgtcagTGAGTGAATAAAAATGCCTTTCTGTGGCACGAAGacattttcatataatttagcACATTGTGCTTCCAAAATattgttatttaaaaattaaaatttccttaaatatttttatcatgaTGAAAGCGGAGCAGGCAAAAAAGCTGTGCTGCTTTCCGTTTTGGATGTCTAAAATCCTCCCAAAAGaccaaattcaaaaaattaggaGTCATAATATCATTATGCATCACTTTTGAACTCTTCTGAGAAGCTCCACAGCCTATCATACATAAGAGTCCTTTGTTATTGTTGCTATCTCTGTCATACAAAAGAATTCTTCGTTGACCTTAACGTTTTAAAGCAAATCAGTGATATATGCAAATTTAATAAGGACTTTGCTGGTAACAGATAATGTGAAAACGTACTTAAGAAGTATTAAATATGAATGGTTAACTTCTTTAATCAAAATCTAGGTTTCGATGGTGTTGAAATCCATGGTGCTAACGGGTACCTAATAGACCAGTTCTTGAAAGATCAAGTCAATGACCGAACAGACAAATATGGAGGCTCATTGGAGAACCGCTGCAGATTTGCTCTGGAAATTGCTGAAGCCGTGTCAAAAGAGATAGGAGCAGACAAAGTAGGCATGAGGCTTTCTATCTTTGCAAATTACTTGGGGTCAGGGGATTCAAATCCAGAAGCTTTGGGGCTCTATATAGTTAAGTCCTTAAATAAATACGACATTCTCTACTCCCACATGATTGAGCCAAGGATGAAAACCCTGGCAGAGATGGCCGAGTGCCCCCAGAGTCTCGTGTCtataagaaaatcatttaacaATACTTTCATTGTGGCCGGGGGATATGGCAGGGAAGATGGTACTAAAGCTGTGGCTGAGAACCGTGCAGACCTTGTTGCTTATGGCCGACAGTTCCTGGCAAACCCTGATCTCCCAAAGCGATTGGAGCTTAACGCTCCTCTCAACAAATATAATAGAAACACATTTTATATTTCTGATCCAGTTGTTGGCTACACTGATTATCCGTTTCTTGATGAAACAATTACCGCTTAATTAAACAACAAGAGAGAAAAGAAGCTTAATGTGATTCAACAACTGGTTACCTTGTACTAGttgttataataaaaacaaaatttgaagTTTATGGCATTCTCATATAAACTTATTACAGCTATTGTATAATACTTTCTATGAGGAAAAAGAGGTCTGGGCTAAGAATATGCAAGAGACTATGCAATGGGGAACAGTGCAGGATTGTTCTGTGCTCAAGCCAGTGTCCTCTGTGCAAGATGGTTCCCTCGATTACACATTATTTGAAtcatattttcatatttcagaaaataaaacttcgataaatttatttttcaggaTGGATCACCGAGTGCCCTTAGTGCAAGGTGGCTACTCTCATCAATAGGCAGCTAGGCACTGTTATTCTAAAGAGAAAAGGGCTTCTTCCACCGCAGAACTTAACCACTCCAGTACTCTGCATGTTAAAATGCAGGCTGGCCATTTATTCTTGATGTCGTGAAGAAACCGAAAACCATATATTTTTACTTAGCTGTGGTAACCTGGTCATCTTATTCTTATGCCTATGTTCTACAGGACAATAGGAATATTCATGTGGATTCTTGATTTGGGGAACTGATGACAGCAAAATTTTTAACTACATGTGTATTGTTGGCGGCTAATCCTCTTGATCGTACAATAGTAGCATCCAAATGTGCAAATGTCGTGGCGGGCACAGGGTCGGTCAAATCGTCTTGCAGATACATGTTTGCTTGAATgggcaatgctagagaccccaaaaaaaattcccaaaaatctttaccaaatgatgtggcaaacaagtggctagttatgattgggtgattgatgaatttgcaggggggtctcattattatgggaGTGAATTCAGCCAATCAGATTTGGACACATCATTTGGGAAATttatttgggacaattttttggggtctctagcattttccTTGCTTGAATAGAGGTTATGGACTGCTCTTTCGTTGAAGTAATTCTTTCTTGTGTTAGATTTGTATAGTTTCCTTCTTATTTTTCGTACTTGGTTTTTTTTGGGAACAAATGTTTTGTACATAATTGAAATCggctaaaatttataaattttatatctatGAGATTTTGAGAGAAATAGACTCTCCAACACTGCAAGATTTTAGGTGGAGTCAATCCATCTAAATTTCAAAGAATTATATGCATCCACTGCTCTCTACTCTACTTGGAACAAGTTAGAGCAGATTAGAATTACATGAGAAAAAAGACACAAAAAGCCGCTGTTCAACAAAGTGCAATTATGTGAAGAGCAGCCCCTTAATTGTCTGCAGATTATGCGCAAATGACTGCGTGTTTTACAATCAAGAAGTGATCGTAATTCGGggggtcgggttcgtgtcgagTTGTTCGGTCTAGTTTTTGGGTCAATCCATACctgacccgaacccgaaatggGTTGAAAATTTCAATCCAGACCCAATCTATTTAGTACCtattcaacccgaaaatgacccattttgacttgaaatttattaataaatagttattttgattataataattatatttattttaatatattaagaaaatatatagatattaatttaataagattatgtgtggataaaaatatttttgataatatataaataataattcgtattttttgggtcgggttcgtgtcgggtttcggaccgtgtctgatattgccaccctAAATTTGATTGTTACCGTCAATTTTGTCTAGTTttgtatttgtttatattattaataatcaataaTGTATTTAATTAACTGAGTTTAAGAGAGTGTAGCTAGACCTGACAATCGTGTTGTGTATTTTCACGTTTCGTGTACTTCAGGTGAAAGTCATACTCGACTCATTTCGGATTCGTGTACCTAATATCAAACCCATACCCGTTTCGAAACATGTCGTgtacatttaatataaatatattaattaaatttaattaaaatattttaaaaaatatattgtttatatattatataatgttatatacattttttatgtattatataatgaaatatatatattaaatctttatattatatgcaattgtgtacaaatttgtacatatatatatatatatatatatatatatatatatatatatatattacatatataaatatatatatatatatatatatttacattgacatatacttattttctaaaaaaatatttatacatcTTGTACATTCGtgtattttctaaaaaaatatttatcatttatcaTAAGATTTCTCTCGcctcatttatatataaaactttatGACGAGTTTAATTCTTAGAACGTgcccattattattattatttagtatGGCTAATTAAATGATATTAATTCAAAttagttattttaaaattcatataatcacATATTATTTCAACATAATTGTATCACccaaatagaataaaaatattataaataatccGTGTACCGGTACTTttgtaattttagtattttagtcCAAGGgaggaaaaataaaaattggaaCAGTGCAAAACGTGCAAGTTAGTGTTACTTGGTAATAACGTGAGCCGCCCAGTTGATTCTGATTTCTGAACATCCTTTTCAACGCCAATTGGTCCAATTACAAAGCGGCAAGTAACTAAACAGACCATACGCATCCGCTACCCTTTTTGTTTGGACTTTGGAGGTAGCATGCACATTTTCCAGTATTTAGATATTTTGTCTTTCCACCTACTCAccgtaaaaaaaaatgaatttgatTTAAGTAAAGAAATGGAATAGACGTTAAAagtgaattaatatttataaatgattaaattgtttggaaaaatatataaattatgaaaaaaaatagcattttttataagtttttttaactttttacataaactggtcaagaaaaataaaaatcaaatacttATGAAAATAATCATAAGCAGGGCCAAACAAGCAAATGGTCTCGTATATAAAACACCAAACCATCTTCTCCACTTTTTATACAATAGATCTTGTAGAGCCTAAATTAAGATCAATAGGAACAAATGGTGGGTGGTGTGTTAAGCAGTTGCTGCA
Protein-coding regions in this window:
- the LOC108219141 gene encoding LOW QUALITY PROTEIN: 12-oxophytodienoate reductase 1 (The sequence of the model RefSeq protein was modified relative to this genomic sequence to represent the inferred CDS: deleted 2 bases in 1 codon), with translation MAEEQTLQVLTPYKMGNFHLSHRVVLAPLTRQRSCGNVPQPHAMLYYSQRTTKGGLLISEATGVSDTAQGYTDTPGIWTKEQVEAWKPIVNAVHAKGGIFFCQIWHVGRASNTGFQPNGQAPISCTDKGIDEAEFSTPRRLYRGTEEIPQIVNDFRLAARNAMEAGFDGVEIHGANGYLIDQFLKDQVNDRTDKYGGSLENRCRFALEIAEAVSKEIGADKVGMRLSIFANYLGSGDSNPEALGLYIVKSLNKYDILYSHMIEPRMKTLAEMAECPQSLVSIRKSFNNTFIVAGGYGREDGTKAVAENRADLVAYGRQFLANPDLPKRLELNAPLNKYNRNTFYISDPVVGYTDYPFLDETITA